The Eublepharis macularius isolate TG4126 chromosome 7, MPM_Emac_v1.0, whole genome shotgun sequence sequence aaaattgttgAACAGTAATCTTGTGGTCCTTCAAAAAGTTGTATGACTTTCAAGCGCTCTTAATAGTATGCCTTACAAGTTCCGGGGCTTCCGGCTGAGGATGAGAAACTGATGTCTGGGGAGTCTGGAGAATGAAGTTCTAGTATGTGAATCCTTAATGGACTGTTGTGATTGTAGTTAAACAGAATAACTCTTACTATGTATTCTAGCATATTTTGTGCAAATAAGACTGCTTAAAGTGGACGAATGAATTCCAGGGTGAAGCAGAAGGCTGAAGCAGACAAATCTTTGGCTGCAAAGGTAACCAACTTTTAATGACTAATTTACTTTCTTTATCTGTATATATCAGAGTGGTTTGCTGTTAAATCTTGGCAAATAAAAGGTTTAATTTTCATATGAATTGGGCTCAGAGGTACTAGGTTAGTTTTCTTTGATTAGCTGCTGCTTACAGAATTAATTCCATGGAGGTAATTGGAATTTAGTTTTGTTGCAGCATTAATCCTTGGGTGTAAGAGCTGAAATAGTCAGTCATGAACTTTTGTTCTTTTCCTTATTTGTAAGGTAGTAGCAACTCATGCAAAATGCTAAGCTAAACATCCTCAAATTAATACTTGTTAGTGGGGTCAGAATGACCCATAAGAAGCGGGAAGGGGGTCAGCTTCTACAACTTTTATCTCTTGACTTTAATGAGGACAGTTGTCTTGTGGTGACTTATGCATCTTCACTTATAATTTTATCTATACAGCTGCAATGATTATCACTTTGACTCAAAATGCATCCCACAGGAAACTGAAAAGAAAATAATGGATGAAATTGACAAAGTGCTGGGTTCTTCCTATTGTCTTGTATTGCAGGTGGAAATTGGATAATGAAGGCTAAACTTGGTTTTTTGCTGGTGGCATCATGCTCAGTGCAGGCTTCATATTGATATGAGGGTCTGCTACACTGATTAGTAATATTCTTTCCTAAATACTTTCAGCGTTTGCAGAGAAGGATAAACTTCAGCAATACCTACCCTTCAGAAAAGGCATATTTAATGTTTTTTCTCCATTCCCTATTGCAGTAATAGCTGCGGAGAGATGTTGCCTTAATTTATAGCCTCAGAAGTCAAAATTGGTTCTTGCCAGTTAATCTACTGACGGTTTAGTTGGATTGCCAATTAAGGCTTGCAGACTTGTTCTACTGTAAGGATTTTTATGAGAGGTATATAAACTACCTACATGAGCAGTAATTGGATATGAATTAACTCCCTGCAAATTACTTTCTTCTTGTGCTAGTAACAGTAGGAATTCCAGTATCATATCTTAAGATGCCATACAAATCCAAGATAGAAGAAGGCTCGTGCTACCAGTGCATTTCATACTGCTCAAAAATTGACTGGACAGTCACTGAAGTTTCTCTGTATCCCTAGATGATAGGAATCTTGTTTTTACATGCTATTTTTGTGTAGTTCAGTACCCTGGAGTCCAACACAAATCACTTTAAATGTAATTGACTTTGTCACTTTGGTATTTTCATATGCATGTAGTTGCTTTACTATGGGAAACACCAGAATGCAAATCCTACTTTATATTCTTATCCTGCAGGGGCTGCACCTGCTCTGAGTTGCTACATAACACTGTTTTTAGTAGTGCTGTACTTAAGACATACTATGAAGTTGGCAAAATGTCAGAGGATCCCATGTTAGTATTCCAAAAGAGTGTTGAACAGTACAGGAGTTGAGAAAGTTGTGTTCCTTCTTTGGAATCATCAGCATTCTCTGAAgcctagaaaaaaattaaatcttttcTCCAGTCTCACTATGTTAGAGTACAAACTACTTCCATACTTGTTATTCATCTCCTAGGATGCCTCAGGTAAAGGAAGGCTAGGTTCTTTCTCCACATTTCCTGATAAGACTATTAAGCTTTTTTTGTATCTCCATTGATTTATATATTTGAAGTGGTTTTGCTTCAGATCTGACTTTGGGTCCCTCAAGCTCCATCACCTGCAGTGACTACAGTGGTGCTGCAGTGTCTCAGGTTTAGGTTTCTCCCAGTGTCTCATTGCAGATGTTGTATCTGATGGTGCCACTGCTTTGCACTTTTCTACAACTGATCTGCAAGGCCCTTCACTTATAATACCTTTATGATCAAAAGATTTGCCAGTATTTAGCAAAAGATAGCTATTGCGCCAAAGCTCTTGTGCTATCTAATACCCAGCTAGTGAAAGCCAGCCCGCACTCCTCTGGTACATTTAGAAAGCACAAGTTCATAGCCCTCATTGCTGCTAGAGAGAGTGGTAGAATTAGCAGGTTGTCATCTGAGCCATGACCATTGTTATTGgcctggctggggtgtgtgttaggcaagaaaagaaaaaaaatggttggATTTGTGGGGTCACTCGGTGTGTTGGGTTGGCACCCTATATCAGAGCCAATAGGGGCAGGAAACCATTCCTCCCTGGCTCCAGACTTGCTCCCTTTCAAAGCACAAAATCTAGAGGGGCATGCCATGTTCACCTTTATTGTCTGGTAAGTCAAGAGATGGCTGCTAAATTTTATGGAACCATGTCAGTGAATAATACCGTTGTTAAGAAGGGCAAAGGAGATTGAAGACCACCCAAATGTAGAAATAAAGTGTGTGAAACTTCTTTGCTGCCTGTTAATTCTTGGCCTTGCTGCTTCCTGTAGGTCCTCTATATCTAGATTTTCATACTACTAAATTTTTACTTTCTGCCTGGTTTGTCTTCAGTTGGCACTCTTTGGTTGAACATAAAATATTAAGAGTAATAGATTAACTCAAGTAAGTGGTGGCCAGTGAATTCCTCTTAATAACTACAGCCCAATTCAGCAGCATTGAGTGTAATCTGAAATATAGCACAGTGCTGGTTCCCACAGTAGCTGGCACTTGTCCTGTACTTTAACAGTAAGTTAATCGGCAGTAGAAATTTTACCGTGGGAAAGGTGAGCTCTTGTCATGTGAAGTAGACTGAATCACTAACTTTCTCACGCTAGTATGACATTATGTTCCTGTTATCCCTGTTTGATTATCTACTGTTGTTTGCTATCTCATGGTGGCTgtgtaatgatttttttaaaaaaagacttaatGCCGGAAATAAGTATTTACATATGACAAGGAAGGTAATAGATGTTCTGTTTCCCCAAAATAATACTCTTACTGGATCAGTGTGTTATGCCCCAAACAAGGCAACTAGACACCTGCCATGAATCAAAGGAAATTGGTACCCTGCGGAGTATCTTAAATCAACTTACTGCTTTAGGTGCTCCAATCTGTCTTTAAATAGGCATAACAGCATTAAACAAAACAATTACTAGAAATTCAACCTCTGCTTTTGGTACAGTACAAATGCCCATGTTGGTGATACAAGAGTTCTTTAAACAACTAAATCTGTTAGAGATCCAGTTACAATGCAAAGATGACCTGATTTGTATATTTCAGCTGGTTTGGGTACTAACTGTTCATAAGTGGCTATGAGTGGTCAGGTCTAAAATAAGTAGAGAACACATCTCTGGCTTTAATTCCGGCTGATCTCACAAGCACTGGACTTGCTGTTTGTCCTACTCACCTGGTGGTTTGCATTTAAACACATTTTAGAAGTAGTCTTCCTGGCAAAATATAAGtgcaatacttttaaaatggatgATTAAAATGTTCAATATTCAGTAATACTTAACAGCTACACAGTATAACATTTGTTAAATATCTAGCATACAATTCAAAAGAATTCATATACCTAAAGGAAGAACACCAGATCACTAGATTTTTTTTCTGGTGTTGCCATGTTGTCAAATTGGTAAACTGAGGCATTTCAGCTAAAGTCAAAGACTTGTTAGCAATTTCAATACAGAAGAAATAGTTGAGTGACATCAATAATGACCATTGTTGGAGAAGTTCCCCAGAAGTGCTGAATATCACATACGATGCAGGAATGTTCAGTGCTTCAGTGGTATTATATAAATAGTTCTGCAACAGGGCATGAGTTTCATTTTGACCGAATAAGTATCATTTTTGGCCTGGCTGGGCGATTAATCCACTTTACTGTGATCTAGAATCTTCTTATGAAGTATTTATTGCTGTGTTCTATAATGTTCTGTAGTTTACATTAATGTTTGAGAGTTAAATGTATTTCAGACTGCCTTGGAAACATGATCTAAAATCTAGGTGGACTATATTGAGACTGTACTCTTCTTCAAAACAGGCGTCTACAGGTAATACAAATGGCCCATTCCAGAGACAGACCCTGAAGATGATACAGCCATCTGTTACGGGGTGTCTTGTTGGCCGGGCAAATGAGGTATGTGCCATTACTGAAAAACATTATTTGGGAGCTATTGGTTTCTCACATAAGCTGCGGCTTGCCTTCAGTTGAGTATAAAACTAAATTGCTAGTATATGCAGCATAGAGGCTTGAATAGGTATTGAGTTGGCTGTTAACTTTAAAGCACATCTGAAGATGCATGTTATGTTAATACAGTTAACCAGGAATATGTTAAGTTGTTTCAAGTAGATTGGCATGTAGGAGGGAATATTTTTGGGACAATGTACCTGTTTCTGAGAGTTTTTTCCATTAAAACTTATAGCAGGTCCAAACATCAATCAAGGGGAAACTCCGGAGTGAGCAGTCTATCTCTAAGGTTTGCAAACCTGCTTCTGCAATGGTGTCAGAACACAGAAATGCAAAAGGTGTCGTCCAGGCTTCTGACCTCATGGTAAAAGGTACatagtcttttaaaaataaaacaactacCAAAATCCTGTATTAAGAACATGCAGCTATTGCACCaagatatatatataaacaaatggTATTCTCCAATATGGCTCTTTGGATTATGGTAACATATTGAATTCTTGGAAATAGAGTAGATGTTAGAACTCATAAAGATGGAGGTGTGGGAGAGCACATGGTAGGATCCATAGATCTTGTTTCCCCTAATGTACATCATTAAGGATAACTTTAGCCAATTTGCTCATTGCAAAGGAGTGGTTTAACAACATTAAGCTTTCTGAGTGCTTGTGGATGATTTCTTGAAGGGCTCTGTAGGTAGAGTGCTATAGAAATGCACTGGAAAGGGTGTGGACATGTTTGTTTAGAGCATATTGGTTTTAATTACCCATTTTAGGCCTCACCTTTCTACTAACACTGACAAATTGGCAAGGTACTGTGACTTAAACTCTCTTCAATGAGTATACTCACATCCTCTTTAAAAGTACCATGTGTTGGCATTAGCAATAGCTTTCAAGCCCTTTTAACACTTGTTCAAGTTTTAATAGTTTAGCTGAAATACCAGTAAACGATGTGGGTTTAATGTACTGCAAAACACAATCTGCTGAATGGAAAGTGACTCTGAAGTTGCTTGTTCTTTGCCATTCAAGGAAAATACTTGCTTTTGGATCATTTTGACAACTTATTTAACACGAGGTAACTCTCCAGGTAACTTTAGTGGTCTTCTACACAAACCATACTTTCAGCACCCAAAGTGCTGAAAAATAGCTACTGTTACCATCTCTATAATTCAGAAATCTAAACGAGTGATACTTATCAATGAAGATAATCAATTAAGTTCTCATAACAAATGTGTCAGCGTGATACCTAGATTCAGTGATGAACTAATATCTTGATGCTATCCTATTAGGACTCACTCAGCAGGGCTGTTAACCATTTTGTGCCTGGTATCTCTATTGGCTATCAAGGATACTATCAAGATGTGGGTCACAACAACATTCTTGAATGTTAATAGTGTTAACTCTTTGTAGGCAATCCTTCATCTGTATATTGGAAAGAGTTGgctgaagagaggaggaaagctcTGTATGAGGTGTTGCAAGAGAATGAAAAGGTAATTGCAGTATTGATGTGGAAAAGATGCTTTTGCTAAATGTCATTATTGAAAATCTGTCTGCTTTTTCCAGCTGCACAAAGAAATTGAATTCAAAGATAGTGAAATTGCTCGTCTAAAGGAAGAGAATGAAGAGCTTGCACAGCTGGCAAGCCATGTGCAGTATATGGCAACCATGATTGAGGTAAATTACTATAATATTAAATGGGGTGCTACAGACTTAATCAAACCCTACGCAAGAGATCCGTCTTGCAAGGTTGCCATGGGGAGAGCTGCTTCATAACGGAGGATGAGGTGTTGTCTCACTAGCATACTCGGACAACACTTGGATATATGGGACCACACAAATGAACGCTTCAAATTTTATGAACTATTTCAGAAAATAAAGGGTAGAATTTGCCCCTAGATGTCAGTCTGCATGCATCAGCTGTACCCCGGTGCTAGATATCAAGTGATATTTTATCAGCTTA is a genomic window containing:
- the GMNN gene encoding geminin isoform X2 — its product is MNSRVKQKAEADKSLAAKASTGNTNGPFQRQTLKMIQPSVTGCLVGRANEQVQTSIKGKLRSEQSISKVCKPASAMVSEHRNAKGVVQASDLMVKGNPSSVYWKELAEERRKALYEVLQENEKLHKEIEFKDSEIARLKEENEELAQLASHVQYMATMIEQLTEQAPESLETLKDLDLEEIVYEDEGPSSEEDLDSDSEQECSQISSTKSVADLRPCETSNP
- the GMNN gene encoding geminin isoform X1; the protein is MCEPLAVQSRVNYCRVKQKAEADKSLAAKASTGNTNGPFQRQTLKMIQPSVTGCLVGRANEQVQTSIKGKLRSEQSISKVCKPASAMVSEHRNAKGVVQASDLMVKGNPSSVYWKELAEERRKALYEVLQENEKLHKEIEFKDSEIARLKEENEELAQLASHVQYMATMIEQLTEQAPESLETLKDLDLEEIVYEDEGPSSEEDLDSDSEQECSQISSTKSVADLRPCETSNP
- the GMNN gene encoding geminin isoform X3; the encoded protein is MIQPSVTGCLVGRANEQVQTSIKGKLRSEQSISKVCKPASAMVSEHRNAKGVVQASDLMVKGNPSSVYWKELAEERRKALYEVLQENEKLHKEIEFKDSEIARLKEENEELAQLASHVQYMATMIEQLTEQAPESLETLKDLDLEEIVYEDEGPSSEEDLDSDSEQECSQISSTKSVADLRPCETSNP